The segment ACAACGCCGGTCGTATCACCGCTCGCCACCAGGGTGGCGGTCACAAGCGCGCCTACCGTCTGATCGACTTCCGTCGTCACGACAAGGACGGCGTGCCGGCCAAGGTCGCTCACATCGAGTACGACCCGAACCGCACCGCGCGCATCGCGCTCCTGCACTACGCGGACGGCGAGAAGCGCTACATCATCGCCCCCCGCGGCGTCGCGCAGGGTGACCGGATCGAGAACGGCGCTGGCGCCGACATCAAGCCGGGCAACAACCTGCCGCTGCGCAACATCCCGGTCGGTACCACCATCCACGCGGTGGAGCTCCGTCCCGGCGGTGGCGCCAAGCTGGCCCGTTCCGCGGGTTCCGGCATTCAGCTGCTCGCCCGTGAGGGCCGCATGGCGCACCTGCGCATGCCCTCCGGTGAGATCCGCCTGGTGGACGCGCGCTGCCGCGCGACCGTCGGCGAGGTCGGCAACGCCGAGCAGTCGAACATCAACTGGGGCAAGGCCGGCCGTATGCGCTGGAAGGGCGTCCGCCCGACCGTGCGTGGTGTGGCCATGAACCCGATCGACCACCCGCACGGTGGTGGTGAGGGTAAGACCTCCGGTGGTCGCCACCCGGTCTCGCCGTGGGGCAAGCCCGAGGGCCGCACCCGTCGCCCGAACAAGGCGTCGGACTCCCTCATCGTGCGCCGCCGCAAGACCAACAAGAAGCGCTAGGAGCAGGTCAGATGCCGCGCAGTCTCAAGAAGGGCCCCTTCATCGACGACCACCTTCAGAAGAAGGTGGACGTGCAGAACGAGGCGGGCACGCAGAACGTCATCAAGACCTGGTCCCGTCGTTCCGTGATCTCCCCGGCCATGCTGGGCCACACGATCGCGGTTCACGATGGCCGCAAGCACGTCCCGGTGTTCGTCACCGAGTCGATGGTCGGCCACAAGCTCGGCGAGTTCGCTCCCACGCGCACCTTCAAGGGGCACGTGAAGGAAGACCGCAAGTCGAAGCGTCGCTAAGCATCGATTTTGAAGCTCCGCTTCGGGGCTTCCGAGCTGTAGCAACCAGAACGACGAAGTGACTTACTCCATTAAGGGGACAACCATGGAAGCCAGGGCCCAGGCGCGGTACATCCGCGTCACGCCCATGAAGGCCCGCCGCGTGGTGGACCTCATCCGTGGCCTGCAGGCCACGGAGGCCCAGGCGGTCCTGCGTTTCGCTCCGCAGGCCGCCACCGTGCCGGTCGGCAAGGTGCTCAACAGCGCCATCGCCAACGCCGCGCACAACTACAACCACTCCAACGTGGACGACCTCTACATCTCCGAGGCGTACGTTGACGAGGGCCCGACCCTGAAGCGGTTCCGTCCGCGCGCCCAGGGCCGTGCCTACCGGATCCGCAAGCGGACCAGCCACATCACCGTGGTCGTCAGCAGCAAGGAAGGGACCCGGTAATGGGCCAGAAGGTTAACCCGCACGGGTTCCGCCTCGGCATCAGCACGGACTTCAAGTCCCGCTGGTACGCCGACAAGCTGTACAAGGACTACGTCAAGGAAGACGTCGCCATCCGGCGTCTCATGACGCAGGGCATGGAGCGCGCCGGCATCTCGAAGGTGGAGATCGAGCGCACCCGTGACCGGGTCCGCGTGGACATCCACACCGCTCGTCCGGGCATCGTGATCGGCCGCCGTGGCACGGAGGCCGACAAGATCCGCGGCAAGCTGGAGAAGCTGACCGGCAAGCAGGTCCAGCTGAACATCCTCGAGGTCCGCAACCCCGAGATGGACGCCCAGCTCGTGGCCCAGGGCGTCGCGGAGCAGCTGTCCTCCCGCGTCTCCTTCCGTCGTGCCATGCGCAAGAGCATGCAGTCGACCATGAAGGCCGGCGCCAAGGGCATCAAGGTCCAGTGCTCCGGTCGTCTCGGCGGCGCCGAGATGAGCCGTTCGGAGTTCTACCGCGAGGGCCGTGTGCCGCTGCACACCCTGCGCGCGAACGTCGACTACGGCTTCTTCGAGGCCAAGACCACCTTCGGCCGCATCGGCGTGAAGGTCTGGATCTACAAGGGCGACGTCAAGAACATCGCCGAGGTCCGCGCTGAGAACGCCGCTGCCCGCTCCGGCAACCGCCCGGCCCGTCCCGAGGGCGGTCGTCCCGCCCGCGGTGGCGAGCGCGGTGGCCGTGGTGGCGAGCGCGGTGGCCGTGGCCGCCGTCCCGCCGCTGCTGCCGAGGCCCCCGCGGCCCCGGCCGCGGTCGAGGCTCCGGCTGCCGAGAACACCGGAACGGAGGCCTGACCGCAATGCTGATCCCCCGTCGGGTCAAGCACCGCAAGCAGCACCACCCGAAGCGCCGCGGCGCTGCCAAGGGTGGCACCGAGCTGGCGTTCGGCCAGTTCGGCATCCAGGCCGTGACCCCGGCCTACGTGACGAACCGTCAGATCGAGTCCGCTCGTATCGCGATCACCCGTCACATCCGTCGTGGCGGCAAGGTCTGGATCAACATCTACCCGGACCGCCCGCTCACCAAGAAGCCGGCCGAGACCCGCATGGGTTCCGGTAAGGGTTCGCCGGAGTGGTGGATCGCGAACGTGCACCCGGGTCGGGTCATGTTCGAACTGTCGTACCCGAACGAGAAGATTGCCCGCGAGGCGCTCACGCGTGCCGCGCACAAGCTTCCGATGAAGTGCCGGATCGTTCGGCGCGAGGACGGTGAGAGCTGATGTCGGCCGCTACCAAGGCTGCTGAGCTTCGGGAACTGGACAACGAGGGTCTCGTTGCCAAGCTCCGTGAGGCCAAGGAGGAGCTGTTCAACCTCCGCTTCCAGGCGGCGACCGGGCAGCTCGACAACCACGGACGGCTCCGGCTGGTCCGTAAGGACATCGCGCGGATCTACACCCTGATGCGCGAGCGCGAGCTGGGCATCGAGACGGTGGAGAACGCCTGATGACTGAGAACACCAACGAGACGCGCGGTTTCCGCAAGACCCGTGAGGGTCTCGTCGTCAGCGACAAGATGGACAAGACCGTCGTCGTCGCCGTCGAGGACCGCGTCAAGCACGCGCTGTACGGCAAGGTCATCCGCCGTACCAACAAGCTGAAGGCGCACGACGAGCAGAACGCGTGCGGTGTCGGCGACCGTGTCCTCCTGATGGAGACCCGGCCGCTGTCCGCGACGAAGCGCTGGCGCGTCGTCGAGATCCTCGAGAAGGCCAAGTAACAAGGTTGTTCGCGGTACGGCCGTATGTGCACCAGGCCCCCAGGGGCGCGGGTGTGAGCAGCGGCCGGCCCGTCAACACTTGTTGACGATCAGGAGAAAGCTGTGATCCAGCAGGAGTCGCGACTGCGCGTCGCCGACAACACGGGTGCCAAGGAGATTCTCTGCATCCGCGTTCTCGGTGGCTCCGGTCGCCGCTACGCCGGTATCGGGGACGTCATCGTCGCCACCGTCAAGGACGCGATCCCCGGCGGTTCGGTGAAGAAGGGCGACGTCGTCAAGTGCGTCGTCGTTCGCACCGTCAAGGAGCGCCGCCGTCCGGACGGTTCGTACATCCGCTTCGACGAGAACGCCGCTGTGGTTCTCAAGAACACCGATGGCGACCCCCGCGGTACCCGCATCTTCGGCCCGGTGGGCCGCGAGCTGCGCGACAAGAAGTTCATGAAGATCATCTCGCTGGCGCCGGAGGTGCTCTAACCCATGGCGAACAGCATGAAGATCAAGAAGGGTGACCTGGTCCAGGTCATCACCGGCAAGGACAAGGGCAAGCAGGGCAAGGTCATCCAGGCCATCCCCGCTGACAACAAGGTCCTGGTCGAGGGTGTCAACCGGGTCAAGAAGCACACCAAGCCGGGCCCCGGCACGCAGGGTGGCATCGTGACCGTCGAGGCCCCGGTGCACGTCTCCAACGTCCAGCTGGTCGTGGAGAAGGACGGCAAGAAGGTCGTCACCCGCGTCGGCTACCGCTTTGACGACCAGGGCAACAAGATCCGCGTTGCCAAGCGGACCGGTGAGGACATCTGATGTCTGAGACGACTGTTGAGAAGGTGACCCCCCGCCTCAAGGAGAAGTACCTCTCCGAGGTCAAGGGTCAGCTGCACGAGCAGTTCTCGTACGAGAACGTCATGCTGATCCCCGGCCTGGTCAAGGTCGTGGTCAACATGGGTGTCGGCGAGGCCGCCCGTGACAGCAAGCTGATCGAGGGTGCCATCAAGGACCTGACCGCGATCACCGGTCAGAAGCCGGCCGTCACCAAGGCCCGCAAGTCCATCGCGCAGTTCAAGCTGCGCGAGGGCCAGCCGATCGGTGCCCACGTCACCCTCCGTGGTGACCGCATGTGGGAGTTCGTGGACCGTCTGGTGTCGCTGGCTCTGCCGCGTATCCGTGACTTCCGCGGCCTCTCTCCCAAGCAGTTCGACGGCCGTGGCAACTACACCTTCGGTCTGACCGAGCAGGTCATGTTCCACGAGATCGACCAGGACAAGGTCGACCGTCAGCGCGGTATGGACATCACCGTCGTGACCACCGCTCAGACCGACGATGAGGGCCGGGCGCTGCTGCGCGCTCTGGGCTTCCCTTTCAAGGAGGCGTGAGCCATGGCGAAGAAGGCCCTGATCGCTAAGTCCGAGCGCAAGCCGAAGTTCGGCGTCCGGGCGTACACCCGGTGCCAGCGCTGCGGCCGTCCGCACTCGGTGTACCGCAAGTTCGGCCTGTGCCGTGTGTGCCTCCGTGAGATGGCGCACCGCGGCGAGCTGCCGGGCGTGACCAAGAGCTCCTGGTAGTCCTTACCAGCTGTTCTGACATCAGCGAGTAGGTGCCCGACCTCGACGCTTTTGGGTTCCCGCGAGGGATCCCGTAAGGTGTTGGGGTCGGGCCCCTGCTGCGGCGTCCCCCTCCGGGCGAGCCGCGGCCTTCCTGCGAGGGCCCGCGAACATTCAGTCTTACTACGTCGTAGGTCCCCTGCGCTTGTGCCCCTTTCGCACTCCAGCGAGTGCGCGGAGGGGGACCTGGTGCGGAGAAACCACGGCGGGAGAGGCCTGAGGCCACCATGACCATGACCGACCCCATCGCAGACATGCTCACGCGTCTGCGTAACGCGAACTCGGCGTACCACGATTCCGTGGCGATGCCGGCCAGCAAGATCAAGGCGCACGTCGCCGAGATCCTGCAGCAGGAGGGGTACATCTCCTCCTACAAGGTTGAGGAGCCCACCGAGAACGAGGTCGGCAAGAAGCTGACCATCGAGCTCAAGTTCGGCCCCAACCGCGAGCGTTCCATCGCCGGCATCAAGCGCATCAGCAAGCCGGGTCTGCGTGTGTACGCAAAGTCCACCAACCTGCCGAAGGTGCTCGGCGGCCTGGGCGTGGCGATCATCTCCACGTCCTCCGGCCTCCTGACCGACAAGCAGGCCGCCAAGAAGGGCGTAGGCGGAGAAGTTCTCGCCTACGTCTGGTAATTCGGGAAACGGAGGTACAGCAATGTCGCGCATTGGACGGCTGCCCATCCAGGTTCCCGCTGGTGTGGACGTCACCATCGACGGCCAGACGGTCTCGGTGAAGGGCCCCAAGGGCTCGCTCACCCACGTCGTCGCCGCGCCGATCGAGATCGGCAAGGGCGAGGACGGCACTCTGGTCGTCACCCGCCCGAACGACGAGCGTCAGTCGAAGGCCCTGCACGGCCTGTCGCGCACGCTGGTGGCGAACATGATCACCGGCGTGACCGCGGGCTACCGCAAGTCGCTGGAGATCAGCGGCGTCGGCTACCGAGTCACGGCGAAGGGCTCCGACATGGAGTTCGCGCTGGGCTACAGCCACCCGATCCTGGTCACCGCGCCGGAGGGGATCTCCTTCGTCGTCGAGACGCCCACCAAGTTCCACGTGGACGGCACCGACAAGCAGAAGGTCGGCGAGATCGCCGCCAAGATCCGCAAGCTGCGCAAGCCCGACCCGTACAAGGCCAAGGGCGTCAAGTACGCGGGCGAGGTCATCCGCCGCAAGGTCGGAAAGAGTGGTAAGTAAGCGATGAGCGTCTCTGTCAAGATCGGCAAGGGCAACGCCTACAAGAACGCCGCCCGCAAGCGCCGCGCCATTCGCGTTCGCAAGCGCGTCGTCGGCACCGAGGTGCGTCCGCGCCTCGTCGTGACGCGTTCGAACCGCCACATGGTCGCCCAGGTCATCGACGACGCCAAGGGTCACACCCTGGCGTCGGCGTCCACCCTCGACGTGTCCATCAAGGGCACCGAGGGCGACAAGACCGAGCTGGCCAAGAAGGTCGGAAGCCTGGTCGCCGAGCGCGCCAAGGCCGCCGGCGTCGAGTCGGTCGTCTTCGACCGCGCGGGCAACCGGTACGCCGGCCGCATCGCCGCCCTGGCGGACGCGGCCCGCGAGTCCGGGCTCGACTTCTAAGCCGCTCGTCGACTCTGTCGGCGGACGTAAACGAGAGAGGTAATTCCAATGGCTGGACCCCAGCGCCGCGGTAGCGGCGCCGGCGGCGGCACCGGTGGCGAGCGGCGCGACCGTAAGCGTGACGACCGGGGCGGCGCCCCCGTCGCCGAGAAGACCGCTTACGTCGAGCGCGTGGTCGCGATCAACCGTGTCGCCAAGGTTGTCAAGGGTGGTCGTCGTTTCAGCTTCACCGCGCTGGTCGTGGTGGGCGACGGTGACGGCACCGTGGGTGTCGGTTACGGCAAGGCGAAGGAGGTTCCGGCCGCCATCGCCAAGGGTGTTGAGGAGGCCAAGAAGAACTTCTTCAAGGTCCCCCGTATCCAGGGCACCATCCCGCACCCCATCCAGGGCGAGAAGGCCGCCGGCGTCGTGCTGCTGAAGCCGGCGTCCCCCGGTACCGGTGTTATCGCCGGTGGCCCGGTGCGTGCCGTCCTGGAGTGCGCCGGCGTTCACGACATCCTGTCGAAGTCGCTCGGCTCGGACAACGCGATCAACATCGTGCACGCCACCGTGGCCGCTCTGAAGGGCCTCGTGCGCCCCGAGGAGATCGCCGCCCGTCGTGGCCTGCCCCTGGAGGACGTGGCCCCGGCCGCGCTGCTCCGGGCCCGTGCGGCTGGGGTGAGCGCCTGATGGCTCGCCTGAAGGTCACCCAGACCAAGTCGTACATCGGTAGCAAGCAGAACCACCGTGACACCCTGCGTTCGCTCGGCCTGAAGCGGCTGAACGACACCGTGGTGAAGGAGGACCGCCCGGAGATCCGCGGCATGGTCCACACCGTTCGCCACCTCGTCACGGTCGAGGAGGTGGACTGAAATGGCGGACAACTCGCCGATCAAGCTCCACAACCTGAAGCCCGCCCCGGGTGCCAAGAAGGACAAGATCCGCGTTGGTCGCGGTGAGGGCTCCAAGGGTAAGACTGCAGGTCGTGGCACCAAGGGCACCAAGGCCCGCTACCAGGTTCCGCAGCGCTTCGAGGGTGGCCAGATGCCGCTCCACATGCGCCTGCCGAAGCTGAAGGGCTTCAAGAACCCGGCCCACAAGCAGTTCCAGGTCGTGAACCTGGACCGCCTGGCCGAGCTCTACCCGAACGGTGGCGAGGTCACCGTGGCCGACCTGATCGCGAAGGGCGCCGTTCGCAAGAACGAGCTCGTCAAGGTCCTCGGCCAGGGCGACATCGCGGTGGCGCTGCAGGTGACGGTCGACGCCGTCTCCGGCTCCGCCGCCGAGAAGATCACCGCGGCCGGCGGTTCGGTCACCGAACTGCTCTGACGCGATCGATCTGACGCACGGACAGACACCGGGCCCCGAGCCCCTCTTGCGAAAGGGGGGCCGGGGCCCGGTGCCGTTGGCACCCCTTGCACACGCTCGATTTGTGTGTCAAACCCGGGCAAGCCGTACCCCATGCGTGGGGGAGCGGCCGCACGCGCTTCTTTCCGGCCCCCGGGCACTGTTAGAGTCCGTGAAGTTCCCTTTCCCCACATCAGGACCGACCCTTCCGCCGACGACGCGCGGGAGGCGCAGGAGGCACCGTGCTCAGTGCGTTCGCGCGGGCGTTCCAGACGCCCGACCTGCGCAAGAAGCTGCTGTTCACGCTGGGCATCATGGTGCTGTTCCGGCTGGGCGCCCACGTCCCCATGCCCGGAATCAACTTCCAGGCCGTCCACGCGTGCGTCAACGGGCAGAAGGAAGGCCTGTTCGGGCTGGTCAACCTGTTCAGCGGCAACGCGCTGCTGCAGCTGACCATCTTCGCGCTCGGCATCATGCCGTACATCACGGCCAGCATCATCCTGCAGCTGCTCACCGTGGTCATCCCGCGGCTGGAGGCCCTGAAGAAGGAGGGGCAGGCCGGCACCGCGAAGATCACCCAGTACACCCGCTACCTGACCATCGCCCTCGCGGTGCTGCAGGGCACCGGCATCCTGGCGACCGCGTCCAGCGGTGCGCTGTTCTCGGGCTGCCCCGAGGGCGGCAACATCGTGCCGAACCAGTCGATCTTCCGGATCGCCACCATGGTCATCATCATGACCGCCGGCACCACCGTCATCATGTGGCTGGGTGAGCTGATCACCGACCGCGGCATCGGCAACGGCATGTCGATCCTGATCTTCACCTCGATCGCTGCGGGCTTCCCCGGCTCGATGTGGGCGATCAAGGAGTCCGGCAAGCTGCTGGACGGCTGGGGCGAGTTCGCCTCGGTCATCGCGGTCGGCATCATCGTGGTCTGCCTGGTCATCTTCGTCGAGCAGGCCCAGCGCCGGATCCCGGTGCAGTACGCGAAGCGGATGGTGGGCCGCCGGTCCTTCGGCGGCACCTCGACCTACATCCCGCTGAAGGTCAACCAGGCCGGCGTCATCCCGGTCATCTTCGCCTCCTCGCTGCTGTACATCCCGGCGCTGGTGGTGCAGCTGACCAACTCGCAGGCGAGCTGGGCGATCTGGATCCGGAACCACTTCGTCAAGGGTGACCACCCGGTCTACATGGCGACCTACTTCGTGCTGATCGTCTTCTTCGCCTTCTTCTACGTCGCCATCTCCTTCAACCCCGAAGAAGTTGCCGACAACATGAAGAAGTATGGTGGCTTCATCCCGGGCATCCGGGCCGGCCGGCCGACGGCCGAGTACCTGAACTACGTGCTCACCCGCATCACGTGGCCGGGTTCCCTCTACCTGGGCCTCATCGCGTTGATCCCGATGGTCGCCCTGGTCGCCTTCGGACAGCAGACCAACTTCCCGTTCGGCGGCACCTCCGTGCTCATCGTCGTCGGCGTCGGACTCGAAACTGTGAAGCAGATCGAGAGCCAACTCCAGCAGCGCAATTACGAAGGGTTCCTCCGCTGATGCGAATCGTCCTCGTCGGACCCCCCGGGGCCGGGAAGGGTACTCAGGCGCACGTTCTGGCCAAGACCCTGTCCATTCCCCACATCTCCACCGGTGACCTGTTCCGCGCGAACATCAGCCAGGGCACCCCGCTGGGTGTCGAGGCGAAGTCCTACATGGACGCCGGGCGCCTGGTGCCCGACGAGGTCACCATCGGGATGGCCAAGGACCGCATGCTCCAGCCGGACGCCGCAGGCGGCTTCCTGCTGGACGGCTTCCCGCGCAACCTGGGCCAGGCGGAGGCGCTGGACGCCATCCTGGCCGAGAACGGGATCGCGCTGGACGGCGTGCTGGACCTTGAGGTCCCCGAGGACGAGGTCGTCAAGCGGATCGCCGGTCGCCGGCTGTGCCGCAACGACGGCGCCCACGTGTTCCACGTGGTGTACAACCCGCCGAAGGTCGAGGGCGTCTGCGACGAGTGCGGCGGCGAGCTGTACCAGCGCTCGGACGACACCGAAGAGGCCGTCCGGGTCCGCTTGGAGGAGTACCACTCCAAGACCGAGCCGATCATCGGCTACTACCAGGCGCAGGGCCTGCTGGTCACCATCTCCGCCCTCGGCAAGGTGGACGAGGTGACCGAGCGCGCGGTCGCCGCCCTGGAGCAGAACAAGAACGCCTGACGCCACGACGCGTCGTGAGACGGCCGGGTCGCCCCGAAGCGGGCGGCCCGGCCGTCTCGTGCGTCGTACGGTGGAGGGCAGTCCGAAATCAGAACGTGGAAGGCGTTGACCAGATGGTGGAGATCAAGACCCCCGAGCAGATCGCCAAGATGCGGGCGGCCGGGCTGGTCGTCGCCGAGGCGCTGAAGGCCGCCCGCGAGGCGGTCGCCCCGGGGGTGACCACCGGCGAGCTGAACGACGTCGCCGACGCGGTCATCGCCAAGCACGGCGCCACCTCCAACTTCCGCGCCGACCACGGCGGTCTGTGGTTCCCGGGGGTGATCTGCGCCTCGGTGAACGAGGAGGTCGTGCACGGCATCCCCGGCGAGCGGGTGCTGAAGGCCGGCGACCTGATCTCGATCGACTGCGGCGCGATCCTGGACGGCTGGCACGGCGACGCGGCGATCACCGTCGCGGTCGGCGAGACCGCCGCCGAGAACGTGATGCTGTCGAAGGTCACCGAGGGCTCGATGTGGGCCGGCATCGCCCAGATGAAGAAGGGCAACCGGCTGGTCGACGTCTCCCGGGCGATCGAGGGCTTCGTCCGCCGCCAGCCGCTGCCGCCGAAGGGCAAGTGGGGCATCACCGAGGGCTACGGCGGCCACGGCATCGGCACCGCGATGCACATGGAGCCGCACGTGCTGAACTACGTGGCCGGCCGCGGCAAGGGCATGAAGCTGGTCCCGGGCACCGTGCTGGCGATCGAGCCGATGGTCTCGCTCGGCACCCCGCACACCGCGGTGCTGGAGGACGACTGGACGGTCGTCACCACCGACGGCACCTGGGCCTCGCACTGGGAGCACTCGGTGGCCGTCACCGAGCAGGGCCCGCTGGTGCTGACCGCCTTCGACGGGGGCCGGGCCGAGCTGGCCAAGCTGGGCGTCACCGCGGCGCCGGACCCGCTGGGCTGATCCGGATGATCTGAGGGACTTCTCTCACCGCGGGCGGATCGGGGCCGGGGGGTTTGGACCTCCGGGCCCCTTGTCCTATTTTCATCAGCTGACACCCGCAGCAACCCCAGGGGAGAGACAGTGCTCAAGGGCTTCCGCGACTTCATGATGCGCGGCAACGTCATCGACATGGCCGTCGGTGTGGTCATCGGTGCCGCGTTCACCGGCGTGGTGACCGGTTTCGTCACCGCCTTCCTCACCCCGGTGGTCGGCGTGGTGGTCGGCGCGGCCGGCGACTTCAGCGCCTACACCTTCTCGGTGGCCGGCGTGCACTTCCCGTACGGCCAGTTCCTGAACGTGCTGATCGCGTTCGTGCTGACCGCCGCGGTGCTGTACTTCTGCGTGGTGCTGCCGGTCTCCAAGGCCACCGCCCGGTACCTGCCGAAGAAGCCCTCGGTGCCCAAGCGCCCCTGCCCCGAGTGCCTGACCGAGATCCCCGAGGCCGCCCGCCGCTGCTCGGCCTGCACCGCCGTGGTGGAGCCGGTCATCCCGGTGCAGGTCGCCGTGAAGTACTGAACCCCGGCGCCGTGCCGGGCTGATTTCGCTCCGGTGCGGTGCTTGGTTTACGATGGTGCGTCGGCTCTCTCGTAGCGTGTTCCCGCACGCCCTCAGCCCAGGGGAATCCCCCGTGGCAGAGGTGAAGCCTGGTTCGCACGAGCGTTCCGCATACGGTAGCCGGACCCGAAGGGTGGATCTCGCAGTTCATGGCTAAGAAGCAAGGCGCCATTGAGATCGAGGGCACCGTGATCGAGTCTCTTCCGAACGCGATGTTCAAGGTCGAGCTGCAGAACGGTCACAAGGTCCTCGCGCACATCAGCGGCAAGATGCGCATGCACTACATCCGCATCCTCCCGGATGACCGGGTCGTGGTGGAGCTCAGCCCCTACGACCTGACCCGCGGCCGGATCGTCTACCGCTACAAGTAACAACCGCCAGATCTAGACCCCGGAGAACCTGAATCATGAAGGTCAAGCCGAGCGTCAAGAAGATCTGCGACAAGTGCAAGGTGATCCGCCGCCACGGCCGGGTCATGGTGATCTGCGACAACCTGCGCCACAAGCAGCGCCAGGGCTGATCCACCCCCCGCATTTCTCGTAGGACCTTCGCGCGACGCGCACCAACGTCATAAGCGGGCCGCCCGATCCGTCCGTCCCGGACGGACTGCCACCCCCGGTCAGAGGCCGGGGCTCCCTGTCGAGAGACAGCGAGTAGGCGGCACGTCAGACCTCTGAGAAGAACCACAGGAGCCTTGAATGGCACGCCTTTCCGGCGTTGATCTCCCCCGCGAGAAGCGGATCGAGATCGCCCTCACCTACGTCTACGGCATCGGCAAGACCCGCGCCCAGCTGGCCCTCGCCGAGACCGGCGTGAGCGGTGACATCCGCGTGCGCGACATCACCGAGGACGACCTCGTCAAGCTGCAGAAGTTCGTGGACGCGAACTTCGAGGTCGAGGGTGACCTCCGCCGCCAGGTCGCCGCCGACATCCGCCGCAAGGTCGAGATCGGCTGCTACGAGGGCCTGCGCCACCGTCGCGGTCTGCCCGTCCGCGGCCAGCGCACCCACACCAACGCGCGTACCCGCAAGGGCCCGCGTCGCGCGATCGCCGGCAAGAAGAAGCCGGGCAAGAAGTAGTCCGTCCCGTCACCGGACATCCCTCCGGCCCGCGGGTCAGCGGACCGACCACCTCAGTAGGAGAACAGACTTATGCCCCCCAAGGGTCGTCAGGCTGCCGGCGCGAAGAAGATCCGCCGCAAGGAGAAGAAGAACGTCGCTCACGGGCACGCCCACATCAAGAGCACGTTCAACAACACCATCGTTTCGATCACCGACCCCTCGGGCAACGTGATCTCCTGGGCCTCTGCCGGCCACGTCGGCTTCAAGGGCTCGCGCAAGTCCACCCCGTTCGCCGCGCAGATGGCCGCCGAGGCCGCTGCCCGTCGCGCGCAGGAGCACGGCATGCGCAAGGTCGACGTCTTCGTCAAGGGTCCGGGCTCCGGCCGTGAGACCGCGATCCGCTCGCTCCAGGCCACCGGCCTGGAGGTCGGCTCGATCCAGGACGTCACCCCCACCCCGCACAACGGCTGCCGTCCGCCGAAGCGCCGCCGCGTCTGACGCGACGCCTGGGGTCACCAGGCGATCGGTGTTTTAAACCTCGTACGGGCTCCCGTTTGTCGCGGGAGCCCGTACGCTTGAGTTCTATCGGCATCAAATAGTGGGTGCCGAAGACAACTGGAGGATCCAGAACATGCTGATCGCTCAGCGTCCTTCGCTGACCGAAGAGGTCGTCGACGAGTTCCGCTCGCGGTTCGTGATCGAGCCGCTCGAGCCGGGCTTCGGCTACACCCTCGGCAACTCGCTCCGCCGCACGCTCCTCTCCTCGATCCCGGGTGCCGCCGTCACCAGCATCCGGATCGACGGCGTCCTGCACGAGTTCACCACCGTGCCGGGCGTCAAGGAGGACGTCACCGACCTCATCCTGAACATCAAGCAGCTGGTCGTCTCCTCGGAGCACGACGAGCCGGTCGTGATGTACCTGCGCAAGCAGGGCCCGGGTGTGGTCACCGCCGCCGACATCGCGCCCCCGGCCGGTGTCGAGGTGCACAACCCCGAGCTGGTCCTCGCCACGCTGAACGGCAAGGGCAAGCTGGAGATGGAGCTGACCGTCGAGCGCGGTCGCGGCTACGTCTCCGCCGTGCAGAACAAGGCCTCGGGCCAGGAGATCGGCCGCATCCCGGTCGACTCCATCTACAGCCCGGTGCTCAAGGTCACCTACAAGGTCGAGGCGACCCGCGTCGAGCAGCGCACCGACTTCGACAAGCTGATCGTCGACGTCGAGACCAAGCCGGCCATGCGTCCGCGCGACGCGATGGCGTCGGCCGGCAAGACCCTGGTCGAGCTGTTCGGCCTGGCCCGCGAGCTGAACGTCGACGCCGAGGGCATCGACATGGGCCCGTCCCCGACGGACGCCGCCCTGGCCGCGGACCTGGCGCTGCCGA is part of the Kitasatospora cineracea genome and harbors:
- the rpmD gene encoding 50S ribosomal protein L30, translating into MARLKVTQTKSYIGSKQNHRDTLRSLGLKRLNDTVVKEDRPEIRGMVHTVRHLVTVEEVD
- the rplR gene encoding 50S ribosomal protein L18, which gives rise to MSVSVKIGKGNAYKNAARKRRAIRVRKRVVGTEVRPRLVVTRSNRHMVAQVIDDAKGHTLASASTLDVSIKGTEGDKTELAKKVGSLVAERAKAAGVESVVFDRAGNRYAGRIAALADAARESGLDF
- the secY gene encoding preprotein translocase subunit SecY, with the translated sequence MLSAFARAFQTPDLRKKLLFTLGIMVLFRLGAHVPMPGINFQAVHACVNGQKEGLFGLVNLFSGNALLQLTIFALGIMPYITASIILQLLTVVIPRLEALKKEGQAGTAKITQYTRYLTIALAVLQGTGILATASSGALFSGCPEGGNIVPNQSIFRIATMVIIMTAGTTVIMWLGELITDRGIGNGMSILIFTSIAAGFPGSMWAIKESGKLLDGWGEFASVIAVGIIVVCLVIFVEQAQRRIPVQYAKRMVGRRSFGGTSTYIPLKVNQAGVIPVIFASSLLYIPALVVQLTNSQASWAIWIRNHFVKGDHPVYMATYFVLIVFFAFFYVAISFNPEEVADNMKKYGGFIPGIRAGRPTAEYLNYVLTRITWPGSLYLGLIALIPMVALVAFGQQTNFPFGGTSVLIVVGVGLETVKQIESQLQQRNYEGFLR
- the rpsH gene encoding 30S ribosomal protein S8, which encodes MTMTDPIADMLTRLRNANSAYHDSVAMPASKIKAHVAEILQQEGYISSYKVEEPTENEVGKKLTIELKFGPNRERSIAGIKRISKPGLRVYAKSTNLPKVLGGLGVAIISTSSGLLTDKQAAKKGVGGEVLAYVW
- the rplF gene encoding 50S ribosomal protein L6, with amino-acid sequence MSRIGRLPIQVPAGVDVTIDGQTVSVKGPKGSLTHVVAAPIEIGKGEDGTLVVTRPNDERQSKALHGLSRTLVANMITGVTAGYRKSLEISGVGYRVTAKGSDMEFALGYSHPILVTAPEGISFVVETPTKFHVDGTDKQKVGEIAAKIRKLRKPDPYKAKGVKYAGEVIRRKVGKSGK
- a CDS encoding adenylate kinase; amino-acid sequence: MRIVLVGPPGAGKGTQAHVLAKTLSIPHISTGDLFRANISQGTPLGVEAKSYMDAGRLVPDEVTIGMAKDRMLQPDAAGGFLLDGFPRNLGQAEALDAILAENGIALDGVLDLEVPEDEVVKRIAGRRLCRNDGAHVFHVVYNPPKVEGVCDECGGELYQRSDDTEEAVRVRLEEYHSKTEPIIGYYQAQGLLVTISALGKVDEVTERAVAALEQNKNA
- the rplO gene encoding 50S ribosomal protein L15 — translated: MADNSPIKLHNLKPAPGAKKDKIRVGRGEGSKGKTAGRGTKGTKARYQVPQRFEGGQMPLHMRLPKLKGFKNPAHKQFQVVNLDRLAELYPNGGEVTVADLIAKGAVRKNELVKVLGQGDIAVALQVTVDAVSGSAAEKITAAGGSVTELL
- the rpsE gene encoding 30S ribosomal protein S5 translates to MAGPQRRGSGAGGGTGGERRDRKRDDRGGAPVAEKTAYVERVVAINRVAKVVKGGRRFSFTALVVVGDGDGTVGVGYGKAKEVPAAIAKGVEEAKKNFFKVPRIQGTIPHPIQGEKAAGVVLLKPASPGTGVIAGGPVRAVLECAGVHDILSKSLGSDNAINIVHATVAALKGLVRPEEIAARRGLPLEDVAPAALLRARAAGVSA